In the genome of Xanthomonas translucens pv. cerealis, one region contains:
- the rplP gene encoding 50S ribosomal protein L16, producing MLQPKRTKYRKMHKGRNDGLAWSGNAVSFGEYGLKATAHGQLTARQIEAARRSISRYVKRGGKMWIRVFPDKPITKKPIEVRMGSGKGNVEYWVAQIQPGRMIYEIEGVGEDIAREAFRLAAAKLSVTTTFVTRTVR from the coding sequence ATGTTGCAACCCAAGCGAACCAAATACCGCAAGATGCACAAGGGCCGTAACGACGGCCTGGCGTGGAGCGGCAACGCCGTCAGCTTCGGCGAGTACGGGCTGAAGGCCACCGCGCACGGTCAGCTGACCGCGCGCCAGATCGAAGCGGCCCGCCGCTCGATCAGCCGCTACGTGAAGCGTGGCGGCAAGATGTGGATCCGCGTGTTCCCGGACAAGCCGATCACCAAGAAGCCGATCGAAGTGCGAATGGGCTCCGGTAAGGGTAACGTCGAGTACTGGGTCGCCCAGATCCAGCCCGGTCGCATGATCTATGAAATCGAAGGCGTCGGCGAAGATATCGCGCGCGAGGCGTTCCGCCTGGCCGCTGCCAAGCTTTCGGTGACCACCACCTTCGTGACCCGGACGGTACGCTGA
- the rplO gene encoding 50S ribosomal protein L15: MTLHLNDLKPAEGARTERTRVGRGIGSGLGKTCGRGHKGSFARKGGGKIKAGFEGGQTPMQRRLPKIGFRSKMAKDTAEVLSYQLDNLPEGEIDFAALRAAKLVPSTAKKAKVVLKGELSKKFVLKGIAATAGAKAAIEAAGGSVQE, from the coding sequence ATGACTTTGCATCTGAATGATCTGAAGCCCGCCGAAGGCGCGCGGACCGAGCGCACCCGCGTCGGTCGCGGCATCGGTTCGGGCCTGGGCAAGACCTGCGGCCGCGGCCACAAGGGTTCGTTCGCGCGCAAGGGCGGCGGCAAGATCAAGGCCGGCTTCGAAGGCGGCCAGACCCCCATGCAGCGCCGTCTGCCGAAGATCGGCTTCCGTTCCAAGATGGCCAAGGACACGGCCGAAGTGCTGTCCTACCAGCTCGACAACCTTCCGGAAGGCGAGATCGATTTCGCCGCGCTGCGCGCTGCCAAGCTGGTCCCGAGCACCGCGAAGAAGGCCAAGGTCGTCCTCAAGGGCGAGCTGAGCAAGAAGTTCGTGCTCAAGGGTATCGCCGCGACCGCCGGTGCCAAGGCGGCAATCGAAGCTGCCGGCGGCAGCGTGCAGGAGTAA
- the rplR gene encoding 50S ribosomal protein L18, whose translation MTINKNIARLRRAKSTRAHIRELGVARLSVLRTGQHLYAQVFTADGSKVIAAANTLQADVKDGLKSGKNSEAAVKVGKLIAERAKAAGIEKVAFDRSGYRYHGRIKALADAAREGGLQF comes from the coding sequence ATGACCATCAACAAGAACATCGCCCGTCTGCGCCGCGCCAAGTCGACCCGTGCGCACATCCGCGAACTCGGCGTCGCGCGCCTGTCGGTGCTGCGCACCGGTCAGCACCTGTATGCGCAGGTCTTCACTGCCGACGGCTCCAAGGTGATCGCTGCGGCGAACACTCTGCAGGCCGACGTCAAGGACGGCCTGAAGAGCGGCAAGAACAGCGAGGCGGCCGTCAAGGTCGGCAAGCTGATCGCCGAGCGCGCCAAGGCCGCAGGTATAGAGAAGGTCGCCTTCGACCGCTCGGGCTACCGCTACCACGGCCGCATCAAGGCACTGGCCGACGCCGCGCGCGAAGGCGGCCTGCAGTTCTGA
- the rpsH gene encoding 30S ribosomal protein S8: MSMTDPIADLLVRIKNAAAVGKPTVKMPSSKIKVAIAEVLKAEGYIGDLRVNPIENNKSELEIVLKYFEGRPVIDTLKRVSRSGLRQYRGKAELPKVLGGLGVAIISTSKGIMTDAQARQAGVGGEVLCFVA; encoded by the coding sequence ATGAGCATGACTGATCCCATCGCCGACCTGCTGGTCCGCATCAAGAATGCGGCCGCGGTTGGCAAGCCGACGGTGAAAATGCCGTCCTCCAAGATCAAGGTTGCGATCGCAGAAGTGCTGAAGGCCGAAGGCTACATCGGCGACCTGCGCGTCAACCCGATCGAGAACAACAAGTCCGAACTGGAAATCGTGCTGAAGTATTTCGAGGGCCGTCCGGTCATCGATACGCTCAAGCGCGTGTCCCGTTCGGGTCTGCGTCAGTACCGCGGTAAGGCCGAGCTGCCGAAGGTTCTCGGCGGCCTGGGCGTTGCCATCATTTCCACGTCCAAGGGCATCATGACCGATGCGCAGGCCCGTCAGGCCGGCGTCGGTGGCGAAGTCCTGTGCTTCGTGGCCTAA
- the rpsC gene encoding 30S ribosomal protein S3: protein MGHKVHPIGIRLGVSKDWNSKWYANKGEFAGYLAADLKVREMLRKKLAQAGISKILIERPAKTARVTIHTARPGVVIGKRGEDIEKLRKEVSEMMGVPAHINVTEVRKPELDAQLVAESIAQQLERRIMFRRAMKRSVGNAMRLGALGIKVNVAGRLNGAEIARSEWYREGRVPLHTLRADIDYGFAEAKTTYGIIGIKVWIYKGEIFDFSQVGQEKQDDSPRNDRNDRGDRGDRPSRPAREAR from the coding sequence ATGGGTCATAAAGTTCATCCGATTGGAATCCGCCTGGGTGTCTCCAAGGACTGGAATTCCAAGTGGTACGCCAACAAGGGCGAGTTTGCTGGTTACCTGGCAGCCGACCTCAAGGTTCGTGAAATGCTGCGCAAGAAGTTGGCGCAGGCCGGCATCAGCAAGATCCTGATCGAGCGTCCGGCCAAGACCGCACGCGTGACGATCCACACCGCCCGTCCGGGCGTGGTGATCGGCAAGCGCGGTGAGGACATCGAGAAGTTGCGCAAGGAAGTGAGCGAGATGATGGGCGTCCCCGCCCACATCAACGTCACCGAAGTGCGCAAGCCGGAGCTGGATGCGCAGCTGGTCGCCGAGTCGATCGCGCAGCAGCTGGAGCGTCGCATCATGTTCCGCCGCGCGATGAAGCGCTCGGTCGGCAATGCGATGCGCCTGGGTGCCCTGGGCATCAAGGTCAACGTTGCTGGCCGCTTGAACGGTGCGGAAATCGCCCGTTCCGAGTGGTACCGCGAAGGCCGCGTGCCGCTGCATACGCTGCGTGCCGACATCGACTATGGCTTCGCTGAAGCCAAGACGACCTACGGCATCATCGGCATCAAGGTGTGGATCTACAAGGGCGAGATCTTCGATTTCTCCCAGGTTGGCCAGGAAAAGCAGGACGATTCCCCGCGCAACGATCGTAACGATCGCGGCGACCGCGGTGACCGTCCGTCGCGTCCGGCTCGTGAAGCGAGGTAA
- the rpsN gene encoding 30S ribosomal protein S14 gives MAKTSMVNRDIKRKKLAKKFADKRDALKKIISADSSSYDEKAEAVVKLQKLPRDSSPCRHRTRCELSGRPRAVYRKFGLGRNMLRKATMNGDVPGLRKASW, from the coding sequence ATGGCAAAGACCTCCATGGTCAACCGCGACATCAAGCGGAAGAAGCTGGCGAAGAAGTTCGCCGACAAGCGCGACGCGCTGAAGAAGATCATCTCCGCCGACAGCTCGTCCTACGACGAGAAGGCCGAGGCGGTGGTCAAGCTGCAGAAGCTGCCGCGCGATTCCTCGCCGTGCCGTCATCGCACTCGTTGCGAGTTGTCCGGTCGTCCGCGCGCCGTGTACCGCAAGTTCGGCCTCGGCCGCAACATGCTGCGCAAGGCGACGATGAACGGCGACGTGCCGGGCCTACGCAAGGCCAGCTGGTAA
- the secY gene encoding preprotein translocase subunit SecY: protein MAQAGMGNLGGGLGKFTELRQRLLFVLGALIVYRIGCYVPVPGVNPEAMLALMQAQGGGIVDMFNMFSGGALHRFSIFALNVMPYISASIVIQLATHIFPSLKAMQKEGESGRRKITQYSRIGAVLLAVVQGGSIALALQNQTAPGGAPVVYAPGMGFVLTAVIALTAGTIFLMWVGEQVTERGIGNGVSLIIFAGIVAGLPAASIQTVEAYRDGNMSFISLLLIVLTILAFTLFVVFVERGQRRITVNYARRQGGRNAYMNQTSFLPLKLNMAGVIPPIFASSILAFPATLSMWSGQAASNSTFGSVLQRIANALGPGEPVHMIVFAALIIGFAFFYTALVFNSQETADNLKKSGALIPGIRPGKATADYVDGVLTRLTAAGSLYLVIVCLLPEIMRTQLGTSFHFGGTSLLIAVVVVMDFIAQIQAHLMSHQYESLLKKANLKGGSRGGFARG, encoded by the coding sequence ATGGCGCAGGCTGGCATGGGTAACCTCGGCGGCGGGCTTGGCAAGTTCACGGAACTTCGCCAGCGCCTGTTGTTCGTTCTCGGCGCATTGATCGTCTACCGCATCGGCTGCTACGTGCCGGTGCCAGGCGTCAATCCCGAAGCCATGCTTGCGCTGATGCAGGCGCAGGGCGGCGGCATCGTGGACATGTTCAACATGTTCTCGGGCGGCGCCCTGCACCGTTTCAGCATCTTCGCGCTGAACGTGATGCCGTACATCTCGGCATCGATCGTGATCCAGCTGGCCACGCACATCTTCCCGTCGCTGAAGGCGATGCAGAAGGAAGGCGAGTCTGGTCGGCGCAAGATCACCCAATATTCGCGCATCGGCGCGGTGCTGCTGGCGGTGGTGCAGGGCGGAAGTATCGCGCTGGCGCTGCAGAACCAGACCGCACCGGGCGGTGCGCCGGTCGTGTACGCGCCGGGCATGGGCTTCGTGCTCACCGCGGTGATCGCACTGACCGCCGGCACCATCTTCCTGATGTGGGTCGGCGAGCAGGTCACCGAGCGCGGCATCGGCAATGGCGTGTCGCTGATCATCTTCGCCGGCATCGTCGCTGGTTTGCCGGCGGCGTCGATCCAGACCGTGGAAGCCTACCGCGACGGCAACATGAGTTTCATCTCGCTGTTGCTGATCGTGCTGACCATCCTCGCCTTCACCCTGTTCGTGGTATTCGTCGAACGCGGGCAGCGGCGCATCACGGTGAACTACGCGCGGCGCCAGGGCGGCCGCAACGCGTATATGAATCAGACCTCGTTCCTGCCGCTGAAGCTGAACATGGCTGGCGTGATTCCGCCGATCTTTGCCTCGAGCATCCTCGCCTTCCCGGCGACCCTGTCGATGTGGTCGGGCCAGGCCGCGTCCAACAGTACCTTCGGCAGCGTGCTGCAGCGTATCGCCAATGCTCTTGGGCCGGGCGAGCCGGTGCACATGATCGTGTTCGCCGCGTTGATCATCGGTTTCGCGTTCTTCTATACCGCGCTGGTGTTCAACTCGCAGGAAACCGCGGACAACCTGAAGAAGTCCGGTGCGCTGATTCCTGGCATCCGTCCGGGCAAGGCCACGGCCGATTACGTCGACGGCGTGCTGACCCGGCTGACCGCCGCCGGCTCGCTGTACCTGGTGATCGTGTGTCTGCTGCCGGAAATCATGCGCACGCAGCTCGGCACCTCGTTCCATTTCGGCGGCACTTCGCTGCTGATCGCGGTCGTGGTGGTGATGGACTTCATCGCGCAGATCCAGGCGCACCTGATGTCGCACCAGTACGAAAGCCTGTTGAAGAAGGCCAACCTCAAGGGTGGCTCGCGCGGCGGTTTTGCCCGCGGTTGA
- the rplF gene encoding 50S ribosomal protein L6, whose product MSRVAKKPISLPKGVELNVQPELVSVKGPKGTLSLIKPAGVEIKQEDGVATLSANDPSQIAITGTVRAILANMVHGVSEGFERKLELVGVGYRATMQGKDLSLALGFSHPVVFKAPEGITLATPTQTEIVVQGADKQRVGEVAAKIRGFRPPEPYKGKGVKYAGEAIIRKEAKKA is encoded by the coding sequence ATGTCCCGCGTAGCCAAGAAGCCGATTTCCCTCCCGAAGGGCGTCGAACTGAATGTCCAGCCCGAGCTGGTGAGCGTCAAGGGCCCGAAGGGCACCCTGTCGCTGATCAAGCCGGCTGGCGTCGAAATCAAGCAGGAAGACGGTGTCGCCACGCTGTCGGCCAACGACCCGTCGCAGATCGCCATCACCGGCACCGTCCGCGCGATCCTGGCGAACATGGTGCACGGCGTTTCCGAAGGCTTCGAGCGCAAGCTCGAGCTGGTCGGCGTCGGTTACCGTGCCACGATGCAGGGCAAGGACCTGAGCCTGGCGCTCGGCTTCTCGCACCCGGTCGTGTTCAAGGCGCCGGAAGGCATCACCCTGGCCACCCCGACTCAGACCGAGATCGTGGTGCAGGGCGCCGACAAGCAGCGCGTCGGTGAAGTCGCCGCCAAGATCCGCGGTTTCCGTCCGCCGGAGCCCTACAAGGGCAAGGGTGTGAAGTACGCCGGTGAAGCCATCATTCGCAAGGAAGCCAAGAAGGCATAA
- the rpmC gene encoding 50S ribosomal protein L29, with translation MDIKQLREKSADDLKAHLTDLRKEQFALRMQQVTGQLPKTHETRRVRREIARVKYLIGSTK, from the coding sequence ATGGACATCAAACAACTCCGCGAGAAGTCGGCTGACGATTTGAAGGCCCATCTGACCGATCTGCGCAAGGAGCAGTTCGCCCTGCGCATGCAGCAGGTCACCGGGCAGCTGCCGAAGACCCACGAAACCCGCCGGGTGCGCCGCGAGATTGCTCGCGTGAAGTACCTGATCGGCAGCACGAAGTAA
- the rplN gene encoding 50S ribosomal protein L14, whose translation MIQMQSYLDVADNSGAKEVMCIKVLGGSKRRYAHIGDIIKVTVKDAIPRGKVKKGEVYDAVVVRTRKGVRRADGSLIRFDGNAAVLLNNKQEPIGTRIFGPVTRELRSEKFMKIVSLAPEVL comes from the coding sequence ATGATCCAGATGCAGAGCTACCTCGACGTCGCCGACAACTCCGGTGCCAAGGAAGTGATGTGCATCAAGGTGCTCGGCGGCTCCAAGCGCCGCTACGCGCACATTGGCGACATCATCAAGGTCACCGTCAAGGACGCGATCCCGCGCGGCAAGGTAAAGAAGGGCGAAGTCTACGACGCCGTCGTGGTGCGCACCCGCAAGGGTGTGCGTCGTGCCGACGGTTCGCTGATCCGCTTCGACGGCAACGCTGCGGTATTGCTCAATAACAAGCAGGAGCCGATCGGTACACGCATCTTCGGGCCTGTTACCCGCGAGCTGCGTTCCGAGAAGTTCATGAAGATCGTCTCGCTCGCTCCTGAAGTGCTGTGA
- the rplX gene encoding 50S ribosomal protein L24: MANRIKKGDQVVVTTGKDKGKQGEIVRVDGDRVIVSNANIVKRHTKPNPQAGVAGGVVEREASIHISNVAIVNPATGKGERVGFKVLEDGRKLRVFRSSGEALDA; encoded by the coding sequence ATGGCTAACCGTATCAAGAAGGGCGACCAGGTTGTCGTCACTACCGGCAAGGACAAGGGCAAGCAGGGCGAAATCGTCCGTGTTGACGGTGATCGGGTGATCGTCTCCAACGCGAACATCGTCAAGCGCCATACCAAGCCGAACCCGCAGGCAGGCGTTGCCGGCGGCGTGGTCGAGCGTGAAGCGTCGATCCATATCTCCAACGTGGCGATCGTCAACCCGGCAACGGGCAAGGGCGAGCGCGTTGGCTTCAAGGTGCTGGAGGATGGACGCAAACTGCGTGTGTTCCGCTCCAGCGGTGAGGCGCTCGACGCCTGA
- the rpsK gene encoding 30S ribosomal protein S11 — MAKPAAAKTKKKIKRVVTDGVAHVHASFNNTIVTITDRQGNALSWATSGGAGFRGSRKSTPFAAQVAAEKAGRAALDYGVKSLEVRIKGPGPGRESAVRSLNNVGYKITNIIDVTPIPHNGCRPPKKRRV; from the coding sequence ATGGCTAAGCCCGCAGCAGCAAAGACCAAGAAGAAGATCAAGCGCGTCGTCACCGACGGCGTCGCCCACGTCCACGCTTCGTTCAACAACACCATCGTGACCATCACTGACCGTCAGGGTAATGCATTGTCCTGGGCGACCTCCGGTGGCGCCGGTTTCCGCGGTTCGCGCAAGTCCACGCCGTTCGCGGCGCAGGTTGCCGCCGAGAAGGCCGGGCGCGCTGCGCTCGACTACGGCGTGAAGTCGCTGGAAGTGCGCATCAAGGGCCCGGGTCCGGGTCGCGAGTCCGCCGTCCGTTCGTTGAACAACGTCGGATACAAGATCACCAACATCATCGACGTGACGCCTATCCCGCACAACGGGTGCCGTCCGCCGAAGAAGCGTCGCGTCTAA
- the rpsE gene encoding 30S ribosomal protein S5: MAEEQRAPRGRDRDRNREEKVDDGMIEKLVAVNRVSKTVKGGRQFTFTALTVVGDGNGKIGFGYGKAREVPVAIQKSMEYARKGMLNIDLNNGTLWHAVKSGHGAARVFMMPASEGTGVIAGGAMRAVLEAVGVKNVLAKAVGSRNPINLVRATLRGLEDMQSPSRIAAKRGKKVEELNHG; this comes from the coding sequence ATGGCTGAAGAACAGCGTGCACCGCGGGGTCGTGATCGCGACCGCAACCGCGAAGAGAAAGTCGACGACGGCATGATCGAGAAGCTGGTCGCGGTCAACCGCGTCAGCAAAACGGTCAAGGGCGGTCGCCAGTTCACCTTCACCGCGCTGACCGTGGTCGGCGACGGCAACGGCAAGATCGGGTTCGGTTACGGCAAGGCGCGCGAAGTGCCGGTCGCGATCCAGAAGTCGATGGAATATGCGCGCAAGGGCATGCTCAACATCGATCTGAACAACGGCACCCTGTGGCACGCGGTGAAGTCCGGCCACGGCGCGGCGCGCGTGTTCATGATGCCGGCGTCGGAAGGTACCGGCGTCATCGCCGGTGGCGCGATGCGTGCTGTGTTGGAAGCGGTCGGGGTCAAGAACGTGCTGGCCAAGGCCGTCGGTTCGCGCAACCCGATCAATCTGGTGCGCGCTACGCTGCGCGGCCTGGAAGATATGCAGTCGCCGTCGCGCATTGCGGCCAAGCGCGGCAAGAAGGTGGAGGAACTCAACCATGGCTAA
- the rpsM gene encoding 30S ribosomal protein S13 — MARIAGVNLPAQKHVWVGLQSIFGIGRTRSKKVCEAAGVTSSTKIRDLSEPEIERLRLEIGKYIVEGDLRREVGIAIKRLMDLGCYRGLRHRRGLPLRGQRTRTNARTRKGPRKAIRK, encoded by the coding sequence ATGGCGCGTATTGCAGGCGTCAACCTGCCAGCCCAGAAGCACGTCTGGGTCGGGTTGCAAAGCATTTTCGGCATCGGCCGTACCCGTTCCAAGAAAGTCTGCGAAGCCGCAGGCGTGACCTCGAGCACCAAGATCCGTGACCTGTCCGAGCCTGAAATCGAGCGCTTGCGCCTCGAAATCGGCAAGTACATCGTCGAAGGCGACCTGCGTCGCGAAGTAGGCATCGCCATCAAGCGGCTGATGGACCTGGGCTGCTACCGCGGTCTGCGTCATCGTCGTGGCCTGCCGCTGCGTGGTCAGCGCACCCGCACCAACGCCCGCACCCGCAAGGGCCCGCGCAAGGCGATCAGGAAGTAA
- the rpsD gene encoding 30S ribosomal protein S4, translating to MARYIGPTCKLARREGADLSLKSPARALDSKCKLEQKPGQHGATARKGKLSDYATQLREKQKVKRIYGLLERQFRNYYKKASTKKGNTGENLLQLLETRLDNVVYRMGFAVTRPAARQLVSHRGVMVNGKSVNLASYQVKAGDAIALSEKAQKQLRVQEALTVAETHDLNPSWVEVDSKKFSGIFKAVPDRADLPADINEALIVELYSK from the coding sequence ATGGCTCGTTATATCGGTCCTACCTGTAAGCTCGCGCGCCGTGAAGGCGCCGATCTTTCCCTCAAGAGCCCAGCGCGTGCCCTGGACTCCAAGTGCAAGCTGGAGCAAAAGCCCGGCCAGCACGGCGCGACCGCCCGCAAGGGCAAGTTGTCCGACTACGCCACCCAGCTGCGCGAAAAGCAGAAGGTCAAGCGTATCTACGGTCTGCTGGAGCGTCAGTTCCGCAACTACTACAAGAAGGCCTCGACCAAGAAAGGCAACACCGGCGAGAACCTTCTGCAGCTGCTGGAAACCCGCCTGGACAACGTCGTCTACCGCATGGGCTTCGCCGTCACCCGTCCGGCTGCGCGCCAGCTGGTGTCGCACCGTGGCGTGATGGTCAACGGCAAGTCGGTGAACCTGGCCTCGTATCAGGTCAAGGCCGGCGACGCGATCGCCCTGTCGGAAAAGGCGCAGAAGCAGCTTCGCGTGCAGGAAGCGCTGACCGTTGCCGAAACGCACGACCTGAACCCGTCCTGGGTCGAGGTCGATTCGAAGAAGTTCAGCGGCATCTTCAAGGCCGTGCCGGATCGTGCGGACCTGCCTGCTGACATCAACGAAGCGCTGATCGTCGAGTTGTATTCGAAGTAA
- the rpmD gene encoding 50S ribosomal protein L30, with translation MANASNKTVKVRLVRGLRGTQSRHRLSVRALGLNKLNDVRELKDSPQVRGLINKVHYLVQVEE, from the coding sequence ATGGCTAATGCGTCCAACAAGACGGTGAAGGTGCGCCTGGTGCGCGGCCTTCGTGGTACCCAGTCGCGTCACCGCCTGTCGGTGCGTGCGCTGGGCCTGAACAAGCTCAACGATGTGCGTGAACTGAAGGACAGCCCGCAGGTGCGCGGCCTGATCAACAAGGTTCACTACCTCGTCCAGGTTGAGGAGTAA
- the rplQ gene encoding 50S ribosomal protein L17, translating to MRHQKSGRKFNRTSAHRQAMFSNMAASLFKHELIKTTLPKAKELRRVAEPLITIAKIDGVANRRLAFSRLRDKEAVGKLFVELGPRYQSRPGGYLRILKCGFRAGDNAPMAYVELVDRPTAIAEEVAE from the coding sequence ATGCGTCACCAGAAATCCGGCCGCAAGTTCAACCGCACCAGCGCCCATCGCCAGGCGATGTTTTCCAACATGGCGGCTTCGCTGTTCAAGCATGAGCTGATCAAGACCACCTTGCCGAAGGCCAAGGAACTGCGTCGCGTCGCCGAGCCGCTGATCACCATCGCCAAGATCGATGGCGTTGCCAACCGCCGTCTGGCCTTCTCGCGCCTGCGCGATAAGGAAGCGGTGGGCAAGCTGTTCGTTGAGTTGGGCCCACGTTACCAGTCGCGTCCGGGTGGCTACCTGCGCATCCTGAAGTGCGGCTTTCGCGCCGGCGACAACGCGCCGATGGCGTACGTCGAGCTGGTCGATCGCCCGACCGCGATCGCCGAGGAAGTGGCCGAGTAA
- the rplE gene encoding 50S ribosomal protein L5 — MNSRLEKIYKEEVVPALMKKFGYTNPMQVPKLVKVTLNMGVGEAATNKKILENAVADMAKVSGQKPVVTKSRISVASFKIRDGWPIGCKTTLRRSKMYEFLDRLINISLPRVRDFRGVSGRSFDGRGNFNMGVKEQIIFPEIDFDAVDAIRGMDIAITTTAKTDAEAKALLEAFKFPFRN; from the coding sequence ATGAATTCCCGTCTCGAAAAGATCTACAAGGAAGAAGTGGTACCGGCTTTGATGAAGAAGTTCGGTTACACCAATCCGATGCAAGTGCCGAAGCTGGTCAAGGTCACCCTGAACATGGGCGTGGGCGAGGCGGCGACGAACAAGAAGATCCTGGAAAACGCCGTGGCCGACATGGCCAAGGTTTCCGGCCAGAAGCCGGTGGTCACCAAGTCGCGTATCTCGGTGGCGTCGTTCAAGATCCGCGATGGCTGGCCGATCGGCTGCAAGACCACGCTGCGTCGCTCCAAGATGTACGAGTTCCTGGACCGCCTGATCAACATCTCGCTGCCGCGCGTGCGCGACTTCCGTGGTGTGTCCGGTCGTTCGTTCGACGGTCGCGGCAACTTCAACATGGGTGTGAAGGAACAGATCATCTTCCCGGAAATCGACTTCGACGCCGTCGATGCGATCCGCGGTATGGATATCGCCATCACCACCACCGCCAAGACCGACGCCGAAGCGAAGGCGCTGCTCGAAGCGTTCAAGTTTCCGTTCCGCAATTAA
- the rpsQ gene encoding 30S ribosomal protein S17: MSDTNESKTLRTVEGRVVSNKMDKTVTVLVERQVKHALYGKYIKRSTKLHAHDADNACSEGDVVRVTEIAPMSKTKNWRVVEIVTRSAD, encoded by the coding sequence ATGAGCGACACTAACGAAAGCAAGACGCTGCGCACGGTCGAAGGCCGCGTCGTCAGCAACAAGATGGACAAGACCGTCACCGTGCTGGTGGAGCGTCAGGTCAAGCACGCGTTGTATGGCAAGTACATCAAGCGCTCGACCAAGCTCCATGCCCACGACGCCGACAACGCCTGTAGCGAAGGCGATGTCGTGCGCGTGACCGAGATTGCGCCGATGTCCAAGACCAAGAACTGGCGGGTGGTTGAAATCGTCACCCGTTCGGCCGACTAA
- a CDS encoding DNA-directed RNA polymerase subunit alpha yields the protein MTVTANQVLRPRGPQIERLTDNRAKVVIEPLERGYGHTLGNALRRVLLSSIPGFAITEVEIDGVLHEYTTVEGLQEDVLDVLLNLKDVAIRIHTGDSATLSLSKQGPGTVTAADIKTDHNVDILNNDHVICHLTKDMAINMRLKIERGFGYQPAAARRRPDEETRTIGRLILDASFSPVRRVAYAVESARVEQRTDLDKLVLDIETNGTIDAEEAVRTAADILSDQLSVFGDFTHRDRGAAKPASNGVDPVLLRPIDDLELTVRSANCLKAESIYYIGDLIQKTEVELLKTPNLGKKSLTEIKEVLAQRGLSLGMKLENWPPAGVAQHGMLG from the coding sequence ATGACGGTTACCGCCAACCAGGTTCTGCGCCCCCGTGGGCCGCAGATCGAACGCCTTACCGACAACCGCGCCAAGGTCGTAATCGAGCCCTTGGAGCGCGGGTATGGGCATACGCTGGGCAATGCCCTGCGTCGCGTGCTGTTGTCCTCGATCCCCGGCTTCGCGATCACGGAAGTCGAGATCGACGGCGTGCTGCATGAGTACACCACGGTCGAAGGGCTGCAGGAGGACGTGCTGGATGTCCTGCTCAATCTCAAGGACGTGGCCATCCGCATACATACGGGTGACAGTGCCACGCTGTCGCTGTCCAAACAGGGTCCGGGCACGGTCACTGCCGCCGACATCAAGACCGACCACAACGTCGATATCCTCAACAACGACCACGTGATCTGCCACCTGACCAAGGATATGGCGATCAACATGCGTCTGAAGATCGAGCGTGGCTTCGGCTACCAGCCGGCCGCCGCGCGTCGCCGTCCGGACGAGGAAACCCGCACCATCGGTCGCCTGATCCTGGATGCGTCGTTCTCGCCGGTGCGTCGCGTCGCCTACGCGGTCGAATCCGCGCGCGTCGAGCAGCGCACCGACCTGGACAAGCTGGTCCTGGACATCGAGACCAACGGCACGATCGATGCCGAGGAAGCCGTGCGCACCGCCGCCGACATCCTCAGCGATCAGCTGTCGGTGTTCGGCGACTTCACCCATCGCGACCGTGGCGCGGCCAAGCCTGCCAGCAACGGCGTGGATCCGGTACTGCTGCGTCCGATCGACGATCTGGAACTGACCGTGCGTTCGGCCAACTGCCTGAAGGCCGAGAGCATCTACTACATCGGCGATCTGATCCAGAAGACCGAAGTGGAACTGCTTAAGACCCCGAACCTCGGCAAGAAGTCGTTGACCGAGATCAAGGAAGTGCTGGCCCAGCGTGGCCTGTCGCTCGGCATGAAGCTGGAGAACTGGCCGCCGGCCGGCGTCGCCCAGCACGGCATGCTCGGCTAA